From the genome of Geobacter sp. SVR, one region includes:
- a CDS encoding lysylphosphatidylglycerol synthase transmembrane domain-containing protein yields the protein MQKSDSHGGASSNQRGVAYWKPIRRFLALCATVLCLAYFGVEAARYSDAVMKLRWTWLLVATMSGALLMQIGCALLDAWSWRWLLKLFEVPTTLRQSLAVFSMAQAAKYLPGNIAQHVGRVVLARQAGWHSERVILSVLIENLFALGAGGVLSVSGLMISTGPIDDSRRLIVAAAVMTLGWLVMAILFRRTLADPPMFLRKCLTLDAPLPISHRDLVLYLGIHLVSFIFMGCSLILLLWGLAGNCPPAIWLVPCGVAVAWIAGFVIPGAPAGLGIREAVLTLFLSPHIEIGVVISAALLWRVISLVADAFLAGVGFSLSRTPGDTPA from the coding sequence GTGCAAAAGTCGGATAGCCATGGGGGAGCCTCCTCGAACCAGCGAGGGGTAGCATATTGGAAACCGATACGTCGGTTTCTTGCTCTGTGTGCAACAGTGCTCTGTCTTGCGTATTTCGGAGTGGAAGCGGCGCGCTACTCCGATGCGGTCATGAAGCTCCGCTGGACATGGTTGCTTGTCGCGACGATGTCGGGTGCATTGCTTATGCAGATCGGTTGTGCATTGCTGGACGCCTGGTCGTGGAGATGGCTGCTGAAACTTTTTGAAGTGCCGACTACTCTGCGGCAATCGCTGGCGGTTTTCAGCATGGCGCAGGCAGCGAAGTATCTTCCCGGCAACATTGCGCAACATGTCGGACGTGTTGTGCTCGCAAGGCAGGCGGGGTGGCATTCCGAGCGGGTTATTCTTTCCGTCTTGATCGAAAATTTGTTTGCCCTTGGCGCCGGGGGGGTGCTGTCAGTCTCCGGACTGATGATCTCAACCGGGCCTATTGACGACAGTCGGCGGCTCATTGTCGCGGCAGCAGTCATGACGTTGGGGTGGCTGGTGATGGCGATTCTCTTCCGTCGTACGCTTGCCGATCCTCCAATGTTTCTGCGCAAGTGTCTCACCCTCGATGCTCCCTTGCCGATCAGCCACCGTGATCTTGTGCTCTATCTCGGCATCCACCTAGTCAGCTTCATTTTCATGGGATGCAGTCTGATACTTCTTCTGTGGGGGCTTGCAGGCAATTGCCCCCCTGCCATCTGGCTTGTGCCATGCGGTGTGGCCGTGGCATGGATTGCCGGATTCGTCATCCCCGGTGCTCCTGCCGGGCTTGGAATTCGTGAGGCGGTGCTCACGCTGTTTTTAAGTCCGCACATTGAAATCGGGGTCGTCATATCAGCAGCCCTGCTTTGGCGGGTCATTTCCCTCGTGGCGGATGCGTTTCTGGCGGGTGTCGGCTTTTCACTGAGCCGTACCCCGGGTGATACGCCGGCCTGA
- a CDS encoding glycosyltransferase family 4 protein: MVTADLIGTKSNLPGRLAIITHEYFPVLSGGTIMAEKLAMELTRMGWEVDILTTRIGEEYPRHQQCGGFQVYRFPTARQSRGDATFFEHASYFGMGLPQMLAHARKRRYTLLFPIFAIPSGLIGIIMSRLLRIPSVVFVDAADTPGLESAMKTYVQYLAPVFRTVVNRSHAVVVCEGLEDLVEPFLNHRRFVAIPNGTTLPTVQAHPNRNGSPLQLLSIGRLVLRKGFQEIIKALGMVRRERDDFHLRIVGYGRAEDEIRQVLEEHDIGDNVSLLGRVEYGQLGEYFLNSDAYLFYGDREGSSLAMIEAGAYGLPVIASDHPGNRTYVKHGESGFLVEYRNPEALARSILFMLEHRDALPGMGRCSRAIAETYTWANVARRYDLVLRDVLRGP; encoded by the coding sequence ATGGTGACTGCAGACCTGATTGGGACGAAATCGAACCTCCCTGGGCGTTTGGCCATCATCACCCATGAATATTTTCCGGTCTTGAGCGGTGGTACGATCATGGCGGAAAAGCTTGCGATGGAACTCACCCGTATGGGATGGGAAGTGGATATTCTCACCACACGGATTGGAGAAGAGTATCCACGACACCAGCAGTGCGGCGGCTTCCAGGTGTATCGTTTTCCAACAGCGCGACAATCGAGAGGTGACGCAACCTTTTTCGAGCATGCAAGCTATTTCGGTATGGGGTTGCCGCAGATGCTGGCCCATGCCCGGAAGCGGCGTTACACGCTATTGTTTCCCATTTTTGCCATTCCATCCGGGCTGATCGGCATCATTATGTCGAGACTGCTCCGCATTCCATCTGTCGTATTTGTTGACGCAGCGGACACACCGGGTCTCGAATCGGCAATGAAGACCTATGTGCAATATCTGGCCCCGGTCTTCCGCACGGTGGTCAATCGTTCACACGCAGTCGTCGTCTGCGAGGGGCTGGAGGACCTGGTCGAACCATTCCTCAACCACCGGCGTTTTGTCGCGATTCCCAATGGCACTACGCTGCCAACGGTACAGGCGCACCCGAACCGGAACGGTTCCCCTCTCCAGTTGCTTTCTATCGGCAGGCTCGTGCTCCGCAAGGGGTTTCAGGAGATCATCAAGGCGCTCGGCATGGTGCGGCGAGAGCGCGATGACTTCCACCTGCGGATTGTCGGCTATGGCCGGGCCGAAGATGAAATACGCCAGGTTCTGGAAGAGCATGACATTGGCGACAATGTGTCGCTGCTGGGGCGGGTTGAATATGGGCAACTCGGCGAATATTTCCTCAACTCGGACGCATATCTGTTCTACGGGGACCGGGAAGGCTCTTCGCTCGCAATGATCGAGGCCGGCGCATACGGATTGCCGGTCATAGCCAGCGACCACCCGGGCAACCGCACCTACGTGAAACATGGCGAGAGCGGTTTTCTGGTCGAGTACCGAAACCCGGAAGCCTTGGCGCGGTCCATCCTTTTCATGCTTGAACACCGGGATGCATTACCCGGCATGGGGCGATGCAGTCGCGCCATTGCCGAAACATACACATGGGCCAACGTTGCACGGCGCTACGATCTGGTCCTGCGCGACGTCCTGCGGGGGCCGTGA
- a CDS encoding FAD-dependent oxidoreductase has product MSGKHIVIVGAGITGLSLAYHLSRDGHQVVLVEKENSVGGLARSFSYDGFVFDIGPHRFHTDIPEINSFIEEVLDVHLRRVLRKSGVYMFGTYFDWPLALRSMIGLPLGVLIRVAGDFFRKRNRESGNFEDYIVGRYGRTLYEIFFRPYTEKFLLMACRDISRDWAITGIDRAVIDKKAQFNDLLSLAKSLLGKKTPMRFIYPTGGGIQVFCDILREKFVSFRGRVITGATIGQIHRSGSAVSGVSIGGEILPCDDLVWTGGLNDLLFLLDEPSSNLRYLDMVVYNFRLKSSPLLDYQWCYYGADDIPFNRISLPTLFDPSLAPPGHGGLCVEVTCREGDDVWTQPQKRESAIRDYLVRTGGVACESDFVGCGIERIEKAYPVYSSGYRAELEQVRSRINRYENVRLLGRTGAFWYNNMDHSIEAALACHREMADKYGKN; this is encoded by the coding sequence ATGAGCGGTAAGCACATCGTCATCGTCGGCGCCGGCATCACCGGTTTGTCGCTGGCCTATCATCTCAGCAGAGATGGTCATCAAGTTGTGCTGGTGGAAAAAGAGAACAGCGTGGGGGGACTGGCGAGAAGCTTCTCCTACGACGGTTTTGTTTTCGACATCGGGCCGCACCGTTTCCATACCGATATCCCGGAGATCAACAGCTTTATCGAAGAGGTGCTGGACGTACATTTACGCCGCGTTCTCAGGAAGAGCGGCGTTTACATGTTCGGAACCTATTTCGACTGGCCCTTGGCACTCCGGTCCATGATCGGGCTTCCCCTCGGGGTGCTGATTCGGGTTGCGGGAGACTTTTTCAGGAAGCGTAACCGGGAGAGCGGTAATTTCGAGGACTATATCGTTGGCAGGTACGGGCGGACCCTCTACGAGATCTTTTTTCGCCCCTACACTGAGAAGTTTCTCCTGATGGCGTGCCGCGATATCTCGCGCGACTGGGCCATCACCGGCATAGATCGGGCGGTGATCGACAAGAAGGCGCAGTTCAACGATCTGCTGTCGCTGGCGAAAAGTCTGCTCGGGAAAAAAACGCCCATGCGCTTCATCTATCCGACCGGGGGGGGGATTCAGGTTTTTTGCGACATTTTGCGCGAAAAATTTGTTTCATTCAGAGGTAGGGTAATAACAGGTGCCACCATCGGACAGATACACCGCTCCGGAAGCGCTGTTAGCGGCGTATCGATTGGGGGCGAGATCTTGCCGTGCGACGACTTGGTCTGGACTGGCGGCTTGAACGATCTTCTTTTTCTTCTGGATGAGCCGTCGTCGAATCTCCGGTATCTGGATATGGTAGTCTACAATTTTCGCTTGAAGAGTTCACCGTTGCTCGATTATCAGTGGTGTTATTACGGCGCCGACGATATTCCGTTCAACAGGATTTCCCTGCCGACTCTTTTCGATCCTTCCCTGGCTCCGCCCGGGCATGGAGGGTTGTGCGTCGAGGTAACCTGCCGGGAGGGGGATGACGTCTGGACCCAGCCGCAGAAGCGGGAGAGTGCCATCCGGGATTATTTGGTTCGCACGGGGGGTGTCGCTTGTGAAAGCGACTTCGTCGGGTGCGGTATCGAAAGGATCGAAAAGGCGTATCCGGTTTATTCCAGTGGTTACCGGGCAGAACTCGAACAGGTGCGGTCGAGAATCAATCGCTACGAAAACGTTAGGCTGCTGGGCCGAACCGGCGCTTTCTGGTACAACAACATGGATCATTCCATCGAGGCCGCCTTGGCCTGCCACCGGGAAATGGCGGACAAGTACGGGAAGAACTAG
- a CDS encoding bifunctional 2-polyprenyl-6-hydroxyphenol methylase/3-demethylubiquinol 3-O-methyltransferase UbiG, with product MLPPRYLLREDVVLRRIDHSGNSSIADIGCGGAEILIPLSRLGHHGIGYDPSPVARACARQRLAETEAKGFTIIDAWPSGMRFEVVLLLEVLGYADDQVELLSACRKLLVPGGTLFVSFVRTGAGYDPLVVQQMRCFSSVEVRTFLKDAGFRDIEIVNYGYPLANTMVGIMNALHGFSVRRTQSRGGRVETGLFHRSKWLAPLGIISNRWTIKPFVLLQRLFAHTEQGNGFVVRAKVG from the coding sequence ATGCTCCCGCCTCGCTATCTCCTGCGTGAGGATGTGGTACTGCGCCGGATCGACCACTCAGGAAACAGCTCAATCGCCGACATCGGCTGTGGCGGTGCCGAGATCCTCATTCCTTTGTCCCGTCTGGGCCACCATGGCATTGGATATGACCCTTCTCCCGTTGCCCGTGCATGTGCGCGACAACGTCTTGCGGAAACTGAAGCGAAGGGGTTTACGATCATTGACGCCTGGCCTTCAGGCATGCGCTTCGAGGTTGTGTTGCTTCTGGAGGTGCTTGGCTATGCGGATGACCAGGTTGAGCTGCTGTCGGCATGCCGGAAGCTACTCGTGCCGGGTGGAACGCTATTTGTCTCCTTCGTACGCACCGGGGCGGGATATGACCCATTGGTAGTACAGCAGATGAGGTGCTTTTCATCCGTGGAAGTGAGAACTTTTCTTAAAGATGCCGGTTTCCGAGATATCGAGATAGTAAATTATGGTTATCCGCTTGCAAACACCATGGTGGGTATTATGAACGCTCTCCATGGATTCAGTGTCCGCCGCACCCAAAGCCGGGGAGGGCGGGTAGAAACAGGGCTCTTTCACCGTTCGAAATGGCTTGCCCCACTCGGCATCATAAGCAATCGTTGGACCATCAAACCTTTTGTGTTGCTGCAACGCTTGTTCGCGCATACGGAGCAGGGGAACGGCTTTGTTGTCCGTGCAAAAGTCGGATAG
- a CDS encoding DegT/DnrJ/EryC1/StrS aminotransferase family protein: MIPLFKVHMPHSVTEPLNETILCGFIGEGPKVKTFEEALGSYFENTFTLTLNSCTSAIHLALRLAGVGWGDEVITTAMTCTATNEPILANGAKIVWADIDPKTGNMDPASLKRKITEKTKAVIVVHWGGLPVDLDEINAIAKAADIKVIEDAAHACGAEYKEQRLGRHSDFVCFSFQAIKHITTVDGGALLCKSEEDYQRGKLLRWYGIDREQPRADFRCEADIVEWGYKFHMNDVAATIGLVQLPHLDSILKQRRQLAGFYDTNLCDVPGVRLCHWPQDRLSAFWLYTLFVEKRESFMQALKERGVSTSQVHARNDSHTMFREFRTPLPGVDEFTRDMICIPMGYWVGEAERQQIVEAIRRGW; this comes from the coding sequence ATGATTCCACTTTTCAAGGTGCATATGCCGCATTCCGTAACAGAGCCTCTCAATGAGACCATTCTGTGCGGTTTTATCGGTGAAGGTCCTAAAGTTAAAACGTTTGAGGAAGCGCTTGGCAGTTATTTCGAAAACACCTTCACACTAACGTTGAACAGCTGCACGTCGGCCATTCATCTAGCTTTGAGGCTCGCTGGCGTGGGATGGGGTGACGAGGTGATAACAACGGCCATGACCTGTACGGCAACAAATGAACCGATCCTGGCCAACGGGGCAAAAATTGTTTGGGCCGATATCGATCCGAAAACGGGTAATATGGATCCGGCTTCACTCAAGCGCAAAATTACAGAGAAAACCAAGGCTGTCATTGTTGTGCATTGGGGGGGGCTACCCGTTGATCTTGATGAAATAAACGCCATCGCGAAGGCAGCCGATATCAAGGTTATCGAAGATGCAGCCCATGCCTGCGGGGCCGAGTACAAAGAGCAGAGGCTCGGCCGACATTCGGATTTCGTTTGTTTTTCCTTTCAGGCCATCAAGCATATCACCACAGTCGATGGCGGCGCCCTACTCTGTAAGTCCGAAGAAGATTATCAGCGCGGAAAGCTGCTCCGCTGGTACGGCATCGACCGTGAACAGCCCCGTGCCGATTTTCGTTGCGAGGCGGACATCGTAGAATGGGGCTACAAATTTCATATGAACGATGTTGCGGCGACGATCGGCCTTGTCCAACTACCGCACCTCGATTCCATATTGAAACAAAGGCGCCAGTTAGCCGGGTTTTACGACACGAACCTGTGCGATGTGCCGGGGGTAAGACTTTGTCATTGGCCCCAGGACCGACTCTCGGCATTTTGGCTTTACACGCTGTTTGTGGAAAAACGTGAGTCATTCATGCAAGCGCTCAAGGAACGTGGAGTATCCACCTCTCAGGTTCATGCCAGAAATGACAGCCATACTATGTTCCGCGAGTTCCGTACCCCCTTGCCCGGTGTTGATGAGTTTACCCGAGATATGATCTGCATCCCGATGGGGTACTGGGTCGGTGAGGCGGAGCGGCAACAGATAGTAGAGGCGATTCGTCGCGGATGGTGA